The Impatiens glandulifera chromosome 3, dImpGla2.1, whole genome shotgun sequence genome contains a region encoding:
- the LOC124931267 gene encoding DEAD-box ATP-dependent RNA helicase 15-like isoform X1 produces the protein MGETKEHDAYEEELLDYEEDDEKALDSVTGKVNGESAKKGYVGIHSSGFRDFLLKPELLRAIVDSGFEHPSEVQHECIPQAILGMDVICQAKSGMGKTAVFVLSTLQQIEPVPGQIAALVLCHTRELAYQICHEFERFSTYLPDIKVAVFYGGVHIKSHKDLLKNECPHIVVGTPGRILALAREKDLNLLNVRHFILDECDKMLESLDMRRDVQEIFKLTPHDKQVMMFSATLSKEIRPVCKKFMQDPMEIYVDDEAKLTLHGLVQHYIKLSEMEKNRKLNDLLDALDFNQIVIFVKSVSRAAELNKLLVDCNFPSICIHSGMSQEERLTRYKGFKEGNKRILVATDLVGRGIDIERVNIVINYDMPDSADTYLHRVGRAGRFGTKGLAITFVSSASDSEVLNQVQERFEVDIKELPEQIDTSTYMPS, from the exons ATGGGCGAAACCAAAGAACACGATGCTTACGAAGAAGAGCTTCTCGACTACGAAGAAGACGATGAGAAAGCTCTCGACTCTGTCACCGGCAAGGTTAACGGTGAATCCGCCAAGAA GGGATATGTTGGAATTCACAGCTCCGGTTTTAGAGATTTCCTATTGAAGCCAGAACTACTCCGTGCCATTGTTGACTCTGGATTTGAACATCCTTCTGAAG TACAACATGAGTGTATCCCTCAAGCAATTTTGGGTATGGACGTAATATGCCAAGCAAAATCCGGGATGGGGAAAACTGCTGTGTTTGTGCTGTCAACATTGCAGCAAATTGAGCCTGTTCCAGGCCAGATTGCTGCCCTTGTTCTTTGCCACACAAGGGAACTAGCTTATCAG ATCTGTCATGAATTTGAGAGATTTAGCACTTACTTGCCCGATATTAAGGTTGCTGTGTTCTATGGTGGTGTCCATATTAAGAGTCACAAGGATCTGTTGAAAAATGAATGTCCTCATATTGTTGTGGGAACACCTGGAAGAATTCTTGCACTTGCAAGGGAGAAAGATCTTAACCTGTTGAATGTGAGGCATTTCATTCTTGATGAATGTGACAAGATGCTGGAATCATTAG ATATGAGGCGGGATGTGCAAGAGATCTTCAAATTAACTCCCCATGACAAGCAAGTTATGATGTTTTCAGCAACACTTAGCAAGGAGATCCGCCCTGTTTGCAAGAAATTTATGCAAGAT CCTATGGAAATTTATGTCGACGACGAGGCAAAGTTGACACTTCACGGTCTTGTGCAG CACTACATCAAATTGAGTGAGATGGAAAAGAATCGCAAGTTGAACGATCTCTTGGATGCATTGGATTTCAATCAAATAGTCATATTTGTAAAAAGTGTCAGCCGAGCAGCAGAGCTGAACAAGTTGCTCGTGGATTGTAATTTcccttcaatctgcattcactCTGGCATGTCCCAAGAGGAAAG GTTGACACGCTACAAGGGATTCAAGGAGGGAAACAAGAGGATACTCGTAGCAACAGATCTAGTAGGGAGAGGAATAGACATTGAACGAGTCAACATCGTGATCAATTACGATATGCCAGATTCTGCAGACACCTATCTCCACAGG GTTGGCAGAGCTGGTAGATTCGGGACAAAAGGTCTGGCCATCACATTTGTTTCATCTGCGTCTGACTCTGAGGTCCTCAATCAG GTTCAAGAGAGGTTTGAAGTAGACATAAAGGAGTTACCTGAGCAGATAGATACATCCACATACA TGCCatcatag
- the LOC124931267 gene encoding DEAD-box ATP-dependent RNA helicase 15-like isoform X2 gives MDVICQAKSGMGKTAVFVLSTLQQIEPVPGQIAALVLCHTRELAYQICHEFERFSTYLPDIKVAVFYGGVHIKSHKDLLKNECPHIVVGTPGRILALAREKDLNLLNVRHFILDECDKMLESLDMRRDVQEIFKLTPHDKQVMMFSATLSKEIRPVCKKFMQDPMEIYVDDEAKLTLHGLVQHYIKLSEMEKNRKLNDLLDALDFNQIVIFVKSVSRAAELNKLLVDCNFPSICIHSGMSQEERLTRYKGFKEGNKRILVATDLVGRGIDIERVNIVINYDMPDSADTYLHRVGRAGRFGTKGLAITFVSSASDSEVLNQVQERFEVDIKELPEQIDTSTYMPS, from the exons ATGGACGTAATATGCCAAGCAAAATCCGGGATGGGGAAAACTGCTGTGTTTGTGCTGTCAACATTGCAGCAAATTGAGCCTGTTCCAGGCCAGATTGCTGCCCTTGTTCTTTGCCACACAAGGGAACTAGCTTATCAG ATCTGTCATGAATTTGAGAGATTTAGCACTTACTTGCCCGATATTAAGGTTGCTGTGTTCTATGGTGGTGTCCATATTAAGAGTCACAAGGATCTGTTGAAAAATGAATGTCCTCATATTGTTGTGGGAACACCTGGAAGAATTCTTGCACTTGCAAGGGAGAAAGATCTTAACCTGTTGAATGTGAGGCATTTCATTCTTGATGAATGTGACAAGATGCTGGAATCATTAG ATATGAGGCGGGATGTGCAAGAGATCTTCAAATTAACTCCCCATGACAAGCAAGTTATGATGTTTTCAGCAACACTTAGCAAGGAGATCCGCCCTGTTTGCAAGAAATTTATGCAAGAT CCTATGGAAATTTATGTCGACGACGAGGCAAAGTTGACACTTCACGGTCTTGTGCAG CACTACATCAAATTGAGTGAGATGGAAAAGAATCGCAAGTTGAACGATCTCTTGGATGCATTGGATTTCAATCAAATAGTCATATTTGTAAAAAGTGTCAGCCGAGCAGCAGAGCTGAACAAGTTGCTCGTGGATTGTAATTTcccttcaatctgcattcactCTGGCATGTCCCAAGAGGAAAG GTTGACACGCTACAAGGGATTCAAGGAGGGAAACAAGAGGATACTCGTAGCAACAGATCTAGTAGGGAGAGGAATAGACATTGAACGAGTCAACATCGTGATCAATTACGATATGCCAGATTCTGCAGACACCTATCTCCACAGG GTTGGCAGAGCTGGTAGATTCGGGACAAAAGGTCTGGCCATCACATTTGTTTCATCTGCGTCTGACTCTGAGGTCCTCAATCAG GTTCAAGAGAGGTTTGAAGTAGACATAAAGGAGTTACCTGAGCAGATAGATACATCCACATACA TGCCatcatag